A genomic segment from Vibrio panuliri encodes:
- a CDS encoding LysR family transcriptional regulator produces MFNLEQTLAFVTTVEEGSFSAAARKLQKSQSSVSIGVSNLEDELDIELFDRNTRKPTLTEAGNRLYHQAKLLLRQADKMNSYALAINNEVESKVVIGTDPAAPLSCLDSILLKIDREFPNTEVEIRLLNHLSLQQALLDHTVDLGIHFGADAYPQYLNFASIHQYKWLCVCSPDYSLASLDIISNEELLAARQIICESMLHHPVLSKTSIFSQDTWQADNLTQCSHLIELGLGWGILPSDWCAERFELGSLITIEPEFNQTQMHSALDFVWASNRNIGKVCRTIIEHFTVQKSSHI; encoded by the coding sequence TTGTTCAACCTCGAACAGACTTTAGCATTTGTTACAACCGTTGAAGAAGGTTCATTTTCTGCCGCGGCAAGAAAGCTGCAGAAAAGCCAAAGCTCCGTCAGCATCGGGGTGAGCAACCTTGAAGATGAGTTAGATATAGAGTTGTTTGATCGCAATACTCGTAAGCCAACGCTCACCGAAGCAGGCAATAGACTTTATCATCAGGCAAAACTTTTACTGCGCCAAGCGGATAAGATGAACAGCTACGCGTTGGCAATCAACAACGAAGTTGAGAGTAAAGTTGTCATCGGAACTGATCCTGCTGCGCCACTCTCCTGTTTAGACTCTATCTTGCTTAAAATAGATCGAGAGTTTCCCAATACCGAGGTAGAAATTCGGCTGCTTAACCACTTATCACTGCAACAAGCTTTGCTAGATCATACCGTTGATCTAGGTATACATTTTGGGGCAGACGCTTACCCTCAATACCTCAACTTTGCATCAATCCATCAATATAAGTGGCTATGTGTATGTAGCCCAGATTACTCACTTGCTTCACTTGATATTATCTCGAATGAAGAGCTATTGGCTGCTCGGCAAATTATCTGTGAGTCTATGCTGCATCATCCTGTATTGAGCAAAACTTCCATTTTCTCTCAAGATACATGGCAAGCAGACAACCTCACCCAATGCAGCCACCTAATTGAGCTGGGACTTGGGTGGGGCATTTTACCTTCTGATTGGTGTGCTGAACGATTTGAACTAGGCTCTTTGATAACGATAGAACCTGAGTTTAATCAAACCCAAATGCACTCAGCCTTAGATTTTGTCTGGGCATCAAATCGTAATATAGGAAAAGTTTGTAGAACCATCATTGAACACTTTACCGTGCAAAAATCGAGTCACATTTAA
- a CDS encoding C45 family autoproteolytic acyltransferase/hydolase has product MKKTILASLIALSASGAFVSNRAIAGVPPVEHQVSISNDASEFFTVEVSGTSYERGYKHGRELRKVIRHAVNRFKYDMVSNLLSSLGTDLKYADFHNHIFNNTGLLATAKKEVPDLVEEMQGIADGSGLSFEEIFAWNATSYDAMFWVIEDMTGIDPMLAMEKAQHGSAIPGHCSHASVWGDNKASVGYTLDWIRAMEGSQSLIKHVNDDGSVILMTAFAGMVGGHGIYAKEGAAHTFSPHSKFQLEHNMNGLAQIFVYRKLLEAGSVDNGIEFLNNIKPAEGLTYTLTDYTGTRAFEVSANKVVEFKMDGNQMVSANVARVNNDLSVSYKADLHLTDTKIDMTNLPTTYWEYNKDSVNRFKLLSSSIKGKTPADMNPEKWTEIFSQKPVNKPVDEKLETSNFWHVVEIDQEYINYHVAPSNPGNIKLESYRIKYN; this is encoded by the coding sequence ATGAAGAAAACTATCTTGGCTTCACTTATCGCGCTAAGCGCTTCTGGTGCTTTTGTATCCAACAGGGCTATTGCTGGTGTTCCACCAGTAGAGCACCAAGTAAGTATTTCAAACGATGCATCTGAGTTCTTCACCGTTGAGGTATCAGGCACCAGCTACGAACGCGGCTACAAACATGGTAGAGAGCTGCGCAAAGTTATTCGCCATGCGGTAAACCGCTTTAAATATGACATGGTTAGCAACCTACTGAGTTCATTAGGTACAGACCTGAAATATGCAGACTTCCACAATCACATCTTTAACAACACAGGCTTGTTAGCCACAGCCAAAAAGGAAGTTCCAGATTTAGTAGAAGAGATGCAAGGTATTGCCGATGGTTCGGGTCTTTCGTTTGAAGAGATCTTTGCATGGAATGCGACCTCATATGATGCCATGTTTTGGGTGATTGAAGATATGACAGGCATTGACCCAATGCTTGCCATGGAAAAAGCTCAACACGGCAGTGCTATCCCAGGTCACTGTTCACATGCTTCCGTATGGGGAGACAACAAGGCATCCGTTGGTTACACGTTAGATTGGATTCGCGCAATGGAAGGCTCTCAAAGTCTTATCAAGCACGTTAACGACGATGGCTCTGTCATTCTAATGACAGCATTTGCTGGCATGGTCGGTGGTCACGGTATCTATGCCAAAGAAGGGGCAGCTCATACTTTCAGCCCACACTCTAAATTCCAGCTTGAGCACAACATGAATGGACTGGCTCAAATATTTGTTTACCGTAAGTTGCTTGAAGCAGGATCAGTAGACAACGGCATTGAGTTCTTGAACAACATCAAGCCTGCAGAAGGTCTGACTTACACACTTACTGACTATACTGGCACTCGCGCATTTGAGGTTTCGGCAAACAAAGTTGTTGAGTTTAAGATGGATGGAAATCAGATGGTTTCTGCAAACGTTGCTCGCGTAAACAACGATCTTAGCGTCAGCTACAAAGCAGACTTACATCTGACAGACACAAAAATCGATATGACCAACTTGCCAACAACGTATTGGGAATACAACAAAGATAGTGTTAATCGCTTTAAACTACTAAGTAGCAGCATCAAAGGCAAAACACCTGCTGATATGAACCCAGAGAAATGGACAGAGATCTTCAGTCAAAAGCCTGTTAACAAGCCAGTTGATGAAAAACTAGAGACATCCAACTTCTGGCATGTGGTTGAGATCGACCAAGAGTACATTAACTACCACGTTGCGCCGAGCAATCCAGGGAACATCAAACTTGAAAGCTACCGCATCAAGTACAACTAA
- a CDS encoding AraC family transcriptional regulator, whose product MEITNKTINNAIEYIFDNLTNELGVEEVASHCNLSKFHFSRLFKKSTGESIYSLIKRLKMEDSAIVLGANTNNSITNIGLGYGYSSSNYSSAFTKHHGISPAKFRKLKKDKKFDLVSHVDGKEFIYQDFEYYNKNVVIQELEDIRVIYRRYIGDYGDLVHHWPKFIDEHSCLVQDASQLIDVCYSDPNITDKSRCIYDICIKIDPDTRLPLHSTADTRIIKGGRFASYSAKGNPSVIAHDYKGIFNVWLPNSGYSLDNRIRFDSYRVVNPDEQYFEVDINLPI is encoded by the coding sequence ATGGAAATAACCAATAAGACCATTAACAATGCCATCGAGTACATTTTCGACAACCTAACCAATGAGCTAGGTGTGGAAGAGGTGGCAAGTCATTGTAACTTATCAAAATTTCACTTTAGTCGATTGTTTAAAAAATCTACCGGCGAAAGTATTTATTCGTTAATTAAACGCCTGAAAATGGAAGACAGTGCCATCGTACTAGGGGCTAATACCAACAATAGTATTACCAATATTGGTTTAGGTTACGGATACAGCTCATCCAACTACAGCTCAGCATTTACTAAGCACCATGGGATCTCTCCTGCGAAATTTAGAAAACTCAAGAAAGACAAGAAATTTGACTTAGTAAGCCATGTCGATGGGAAAGAGTTTATATATCAAGACTTTGAATACTATAATAAAAATGTAGTGATTCAAGAATTAGAAGATATACGAGTAATCTATCGACGCTATATTGGTGACTATGGCGATCTTGTCCATCATTGGCCGAAGTTTATCGATGAGCATAGTTGCCTAGTCCAAGATGCTTCCCAGTTAATAGACGTATGTTATAGCGACCCAAACATCACAGATAAGAGCCGTTGTATCTATGATATTTGTATAAAAATAGATCCTGATACTCGTTTACCGCTACACAGTACCGCGGACACTCGCATTATCAAAGGCGGGAGGTTTGCATCTTACTCAGCGAAAGGAAACCCAAGCGTCATTGCCCACGACTATAAAGGCATTTTTAATGTCTGGCTGCCTAACAGTGGTTACAGTTTGGATAATCGAATTAGGTTTGACTCATATAGAGTGGTTAACCCAGACGAGCAATATTTCGAAGTTGACATTAATCTCCCCATATAG
- a CDS encoding penicillin acylase family protein — translation MTQFSQSVPESETLTYKNQGKFSQVEISWTEMDVPRIQAENYESLGFGYGYAHARDRLIELVGQAIAMRGQRSKYYGAEAFSTLGFLKTTNLNSDLMFKLRVPDEWVKEEFERLNSETQDYIVGYVNGLNYFVDNLSETQYQQIIGQEPMIRFEVEDVVRFTMRFGVMKELIEIGPHLVATANCINANTPSDQESPHSKPVEVEGGFGSNAWAYGGDVVEGDSAILVGNPHSAWQRNPHQIRIYMHQCHLTIPGELDVAGTTFLGFPLPLTGYNADVSWSILDAATVTSYVMQFMDVKIEQGSIKYLLDGDYKCATIRHIDIETLQESGEVTIQTYPFAQSHLGTLFQLPQSPNKPAGWYAITNPGERNAKGLDQFLSAAKARSTREFIEQIEQHRGVLCQLVVADKHGDVGYVVAGNVPPITDETMASAHIGIEGVAFNILDGSQTKNSFRDNNQRPLLAAKSFYPSIISRGIIHNTNNSYKYSEFGQQQPDYPSVFGQHKQLHTLAAARLDYDPRLIMSYKRMQELSANGKISAQQALEVVFDNRNYAAETFLDWILTLEPSDCTAPIKQAFQVLANWDRKNNPDSRGALLFHQLWGKVVKAKLVRVVGFGNPEVESELLHTPQSQTAILEALKQSVTELEQLGFALDTAWGSVLYQTAEQRPISMHGGSYEQGVLNGEMPAELTRDGFAYILFGTAYLQLTQWRDGSICPQVLLAHGQRDGRDSLARTQQLRMFLDKALYPMPYSTSQWEKTKLTNKVTISTFDKSLNH, via the coding sequence ATGACTCAGTTTTCTCAATCTGTTCCAGAGAGCGAAACGTTAACCTATAAAAACCAAGGAAAATTTAGCCAAGTAGAGATTTCATGGACCGAGATGGATGTCCCTCGTATCCAAGCAGAAAACTATGAAAGCTTAGGGTTTGGTTATGGCTATGCTCATGCCCGAGATAGGTTAATTGAACTGGTTGGGCAGGCAATAGCAATGCGTGGCCAGCGCTCAAAGTATTATGGGGCTGAAGCCTTCTCGACATTAGGTTTTCTCAAAACCACTAACCTCAACTCTGACTTAATGTTCAAACTTAGAGTGCCAGATGAGTGGGTAAAGGAAGAATTTGAACGACTAAATTCAGAGACCCAAGACTATATCGTTGGCTATGTGAATGGCCTTAACTACTTCGTTGATAACCTATCTGAGACTCAATACCAGCAGATCATTGGTCAAGAACCGATGATTCGATTCGAAGTTGAAGACGTTGTACGCTTTACCATGCGTTTTGGGGTGATGAAAGAGCTGATTGAAATCGGCCCCCATTTGGTTGCAACAGCTAATTGCATTAACGCTAACACACCAAGCGATCAGGAATCGCCACATAGCAAGCCAGTTGAAGTCGAAGGCGGCTTTGGCAGTAATGCATGGGCGTACGGTGGAGATGTCGTTGAAGGTGATAGTGCTATCTTGGTTGGGAATCCCCATTCTGCTTGGCAAAGAAACCCACATCAAATACGTATTTACATGCATCAGTGTCACCTAACGATTCCGGGTGAGCTTGATGTGGCAGGCACCACTTTCTTAGGCTTTCCATTGCCGTTGACCGGCTACAATGCCGATGTTTCTTGGAGCATTTTGGATGCCGCGACTGTCACTTCTTACGTTATGCAATTTATGGATGTGAAGATCGAACAAGGCTCGATTAAGTACTTGCTGGATGGCGACTATAAATGCGCAACTATTCGCCACATTGATATTGAGACACTGCAAGAGTCCGGTGAAGTCACCATTCAAACCTACCCGTTTGCACAGTCACATTTAGGGACACTTTTCCAGCTTCCTCAATCGCCAAATAAGCCAGCAGGCTGGTATGCAATCACTAACCCAGGTGAGAGGAACGCTAAAGGCTTAGATCAGTTTTTGTCTGCCGCTAAGGCTCGCTCAACCAGAGAGTTTATCGAGCAGATTGAACAGCATCGCGGTGTGCTTTGCCAGCTTGTTGTGGCGGACAAGCATGGCGATGTAGGTTACGTGGTCGCCGGTAATGTTCCGCCAATCACAGACGAAACAATGGCAAGTGCGCATATTGGTATTGAAGGTGTCGCGTTTAACATCTTAGATGGCAGCCAGACCAAAAACTCGTTCCGTGACAATAACCAGAGACCACTGCTTGCGGCCAAGTCATTTTATCCCAGCATTATCTCACGTGGCATTATCCACAATACTAACAACAGCTATAAATACAGCGAGTTTGGTCAACAGCAGCCTGACTACCCATCTGTATTTGGTCAACACAAACAACTGCATACACTCGCAGCAGCTCGGCTTGACTATGATCCTCGCCTGATCATGTCATATAAGCGAATGCAGGAGTTAAGCGCCAACGGCAAGATTAGCGCTCAACAGGCGCTAGAGGTGGTATTTGATAACCGCAACTACGCCGCAGAAACCTTTCTTGATTGGATTTTAACTCTAGAGCCAAGCGATTGCACAGCGCCAATCAAGCAGGCATTTCAAGTATTGGCAAACTGGGATCGCAAGAACAACCCAGACAGTCGCGGGGCGCTACTGTTTCATCAGCTCTGGGGGAAGGTAGTCAAGGCTAAGCTAGTTAGAGTGGTCGGTTTTGGTAACCCTGAGGTTGAATCAGAACTCCTTCATACGCCACAAAGCCAAACTGCGATATTAGAGGCATTAAAACAATCAGTTACAGAGCTTGAACAACTTGGTTTTGCCTTGGATACCGCCTGGGGAAGCGTTCTCTATCAAACAGCAGAACAACGTCCCATTTCCATGCATGGAGGCTCTTATGAGCAAGGCGTTCTTAATGGAGAAATGCCCGCGGAACTGACTCGCGATGGCTTTGCGTACATTTTATTTGGAACCGCATATTTGCAGCTAACTCAGTGGCGGGACGGTTCTATTTGCCCGCAGGTATTATTGGCACATGGTCAGCGTGATGGGCGCGACTCTTTGGCTCGCACCCAACAATTAAGGATGTTTTTGGATAAAGCGCTCTACCCGATGCCTTATTCAACATCCCAGTGGGAGAAAACCAAGCTCACCAACAAAGTGACTATCTCTACATTTGACAAGAGTCTTAATCATTGA
- the fepB gene encoding Fe2+-enterobactin ABC transporter substrate-binding protein: MKKIILALVAVLTAAASTSALAWPRSFVNADGSSTTIMAQPTRVLSTSVTVTGTLLAIDAPLIASATDAAGGFFGQWQEVATERSIKKLWPAGSVDLESAYLEQPDLIVVSKSGADSALNQIKELQSIAPTIIVDYSTQSWQELAKQLGEALGSEKQVEKTVAEFDLLVAKAKTQLNLPEGKANIISYHGPGVTNAVAKPEGAHALLLSALGFQLESPDPNWHTGPAFHSDFLRVNYEKLTQLTAETSFLLEATDQRAQRLMSDEVLQNLPSVKNQQVYGLGENTFRVDLYSSKEIINNMLKRFGS, translated from the coding sequence ATGAAAAAGATTATTTTAGCTCTGGTGGCTGTATTAACCGCAGCCGCCTCAACCAGTGCTCTGGCTTGGCCGAGAAGTTTTGTTAATGCCGATGGAAGCAGCACAACCATAATGGCTCAGCCAACTAGAGTACTTTCTACCTCAGTAACCGTAACGGGTACTTTGCTCGCCATTGATGCGCCGTTAATTGCAAGTGCCACCGACGCTGCCGGTGGCTTTTTTGGTCAATGGCAGGAAGTGGCAACTGAACGCTCAATAAAGAAACTTTGGCCTGCTGGCAGTGTGGACCTTGAATCGGCTTACCTTGAACAGCCTGATCTGATTGTGGTTTCCAAATCTGGCGCTGACTCAGCACTCAATCAAATTAAAGAGCTTCAATCAATTGCGCCAACAATTATTGTCGATTACAGCACCCAATCATGGCAGGAGTTAGCTAAGCAGTTGGGTGAGGCATTAGGCAGTGAAAAACAAGTTGAAAAAACAGTTGCTGAGTTTGACTTACTGGTTGCGAAAGCCAAGACCCAACTAAATCTTCCAGAAGGAAAAGCCAATATTATTAGCTACCATGGCCCCGGAGTGACCAATGCCGTAGCAAAACCAGAAGGGGCACATGCCCTACTACTGTCGGCTTTAGGCTTTCAGCTTGAATCGCCAGACCCTAACTGGCATACCGGCCCTGCTTTTCATAGTGACTTTTTGCGCGTCAACTATGAAAAGCTAACTCAGCTTACCGCTGAGACCAGTTTCTTACTTGAGGCGACTGATCAACGTGCCCAGCGCTTAATGTCAGATGAAGTTTTACAGAACCTACCATCGGTAAAAAACCAGCAAGTGTATGGGCTTGGTGAGAATACGTTCCGTGTTGATCTATATAGTTCGAAAGAGATTATCAACAATATGCTTAAGCGATTTGGAAGTTAG
- a CDS encoding FecCD family ABC transporter permease: MLLSIFVGSRDIAAATTLEALFHFDADNSQHLVVHHLRIPRTLLAVVVGAALGVSGIIMQALTRNPLSDPGILGVNAGAMTMVVIGIALFGLTSLTSYVWLGLLGAALSGFMVYLFAGRGRKVDTVRVVLSGTALTIMLLAVTSLITINSHQEVFHQYRHWSVGSLQGRGYDVLYTVTIFIAVGLLMSLALAKPLDSIVLGFEKGMTLGVNPKFVWAGSCLVVTILAGSATAAAGPISFLGLTAPHITKLIVGTDHKKLLPASMLISALLLLCADILGRIVGHPDEISAGIMVALIGGPFFLFLIRR; encoded by the coding sequence ATGCTGCTCAGCATTTTTGTTGGCTCAAGAGACATTGCCGCAGCCACCACTCTAGAGGCGCTATTTCACTTTGATGCAGATAACTCTCAACACCTAGTTGTGCACCACTTGCGAATTCCACGAACTCTACTTGCTGTCGTGGTTGGCGCGGCGCTTGGAGTCTCTGGCATCATCATGCAAGCCCTGACTCGCAACCCTTTATCTGATCCGGGGATCCTTGGGGTCAATGCTGGCGCAATGACCATGGTAGTGATAGGTATTGCACTGTTCGGCCTAACGAGCCTCACAAGCTATGTTTGGCTTGGGCTGTTAGGCGCTGCATTGTCTGGTTTTATGGTTTACCTTTTTGCGGGCAGGGGAAGGAAGGTTGATACCGTTCGAGTGGTGTTATCGGGCACCGCATTAACCATTATGCTGCTGGCGGTCACCAGTTTGATCACCATTAATAGCCACCAAGAAGTCTTTCATCAGTATCGTCACTGGTCAGTCGGTTCATTGCAGGGGCGTGGCTATGACGTTCTATATACCGTCACTATTTTTATCGCTGTTGGACTGCTGATGTCGTTAGCCTTAGCTAAGCCATTAGATTCGATAGTTTTAGGCTTTGAAAAAGGCATGACACTAGGCGTTAACCCTAAATTCGTTTGGGCTGGCTCTTGCTTAGTCGTAACGATATTGGCGGGTAGCGCCACTGCTGCTGCAGGCCCGATTAGCTTTCTTGGTTTGACCGCCCCACATATTACTAAGCTCATTGTCGGAACCGATCATAAAAAACTTCTGCCAGCATCTATGCTGATTTCAGCGCTACTGTTGCTTTGCGCCGATATATTAGGCCGCATTGTTGGTCATCCCGATGAAATAAGTGCCGGAATAATGGTGGCATTGATTGGCGGGCCTTTTTTCCTATTTTTAATTAGGCGTTAG
- a CDS encoding FecCD family ABC transporter permease has translation MVTVTKVLFSRHIYALRFKSASIRVNIKNVSIAALMLLTVCALTLFALSVGKLPFTMTQVIELLLDPQRAESGFQAKILWDIRLPRVITAVFAGAALGIAGSIFQSISRNPLGSPDIIGFTSGAAAGALIQIIYFSAGSIQVAVGAIIGGLATAAVVLALSYQGGTIKRQNIVLTGIGVGAILSAFNGLLLVKGEIDSAITANLWLAGSLHARTWEHALPVFAGVVLLLPLAKLFSAAIAGLELGELRAQSLGIRVLKLRLIMTIIGVSLAALATASTGPIAFIALAAPQLAVRLRNTANLPIISSALMGALILLIADLITQLVPLDINLPIGRVCGIIGGFYLLWLLTRTR, from the coding sequence GTGGTTACCGTTACAAAAGTACTTTTCTCTCGACATATCTACGCGCTGCGTTTTAAGTCAGCTTCAATTAGGGTGAATATTAAGAATGTATCGATTGCAGCCTTAATGTTGCTTACCGTATGCGCTTTGACTCTGTTTGCGCTAAGCGTTGGCAAATTGCCTTTTACTATGACTCAAGTTATTGAGTTGCTGCTTGACCCGCAACGTGCTGAATCTGGCTTTCAAGCCAAAATTTTATGGGATATCCGTTTACCTAGAGTGATTACCGCAGTATTTGCCGGTGCTGCACTGGGGATAGCGGGTTCTATCTTTCAGTCCATTTCACGTAATCCCTTGGGCTCACCCGATATTATTGGTTTTACCTCTGGGGCGGCAGCGGGCGCCCTGATTCAGATCATCTATTTTTCTGCTGGCTCTATTCAAGTCGCAGTTGGCGCGATTATCGGCGGGCTCGCAACCGCTGCGGTCGTACTGGCGCTCTCTTATCAAGGCGGTACCATCAAGCGTCAAAATATCGTGTTAACCGGAATTGGTGTTGGCGCTATATTGAGTGCATTTAACGGCCTGCTACTCGTCAAAGGGGAGATAGATAGTGCCATCACCGCCAACCTCTGGCTAGCGGGGTCACTCCACGCCAGAACTTGGGAACATGCCCTCCCCGTGTTCGCAGGCGTTGTACTATTGCTGCCGCTCGCAAAACTATTTTCCGCCGCTATTGCTGGCTTAGAGTTAGGGGAACTGCGTGCCCAGTCGTTAGGTATACGAGTGCTGAAACTGCGCCTGATCATGACGATAATAGGTGTATCACTGGCCGCATTAGCAACCGCATCAACTGGACCGATCGCTTTTATCGCCTTGGCTGCCCCGCAACTCGCCGTCCGATTAAGAAACACCGCTAATTTGCCGATTATCTCATCCGCTTTGATGGGAGCACTGATACTGCTTATCGCTGATCTCATCACTCAATTGGTTCCACTTGATATCAATCTACCGATTGGAAGAGTGTGCGGAATTATTGGTGGATTCTATCTGCTGTGGCTCCTGACCAGAACCCGTTAA
- a CDS encoding ABC transporter ATP-binding protein, translated as MHISDSVTAKNPSLGAQNLTLGYGSKIICEALDVNIPSGKLTVIVGPNGCGKSTLLKSLCRLLKPKQGHVMLNGEQIQRMPSKEIAKLLGFLPQSSSTPERVSVAELVARGRYAHQGLFSQWSPEDEQAVKQAMRITRVEEFAELSVDALSGGQRQRVWIAMLLAQKTPILMLDEPTTYLDISHQLELLELFKKLNQQRGNTVVAVLHDLNQACRYADNLIVLSGGKIVAQGSPEELMTESLVKQVFGLDSLIVPDPVTGSPMIVPKAPWIPDVL; from the coding sequence ATGCATATTTCTGACTCTGTAACCGCTAAAAACCCATCGCTCGGAGCGCAAAACCTCACACTAGGCTATGGCTCAAAGATCATATGTGAAGCCTTAGACGTCAACATCCCAAGTGGAAAATTAACCGTGATTGTTGGCCCCAATGGCTGCGGGAAATCGACCTTGTTAAAAAGCCTCTGCCGCCTACTGAAACCGAAACAGGGGCACGTCATGTTAAATGGTGAGCAGATACAGCGGATGCCAAGCAAAGAGATCGCTAAATTACTCGGTTTTTTGCCGCAAAGTTCTTCCACACCTGAACGGGTGAGCGTTGCTGAGTTAGTTGCCCGCGGTCGGTATGCTCACCAAGGGCTGTTTAGCCAGTGGAGCCCGGAAGATGAGCAAGCAGTTAAACAAGCGATGCGTATTACCCGCGTCGAAGAGTTTGCAGAGTTATCCGTGGATGCACTTTCAGGTGGGCAAAGACAGAGAGTCTGGATTGCGATGCTGCTGGCGCAGAAAACGCCCATCCTTATGCTTGATGAACCAACGACCTATTTAGATATATCCCATCAGCTTGAATTGCTTGAGCTGTTTAAAAAGCTCAACCAACAACGGGGAAACACGGTCGTTGCTGTATTGCATGACTTAAACCAAGCCTGTCGGTACGCTGATAATTTAATTGTATTGAGCGGCGGTAAAATTGTTGCTCAAGGCTCCCCAGAAGAACTGATGACTGAGTCGCTAGTTAAGCAAGTATTTGGCCTAGACAGCCTAATTGTTCCTGACCCGGTGACAGGCTCGCCAATGATAGTGCCTAAAGCGCCATGGATACCAGATGTACTGTGA